In the genome of Pseudomonadota bacterium, one region contains:
- a CDS encoding FAD-dependent oxidoreductase, with protein sequence METNKDVVVIGGGPGGYVAAIRAAQLGASTALIEKEELGGTCLNVGC encoded by the coding sequence ATGGAAACTAATAAAGATGTCGTTGTAATAGGTGGAGGTCCCGGAGGATATGTAGCAGCTATCAGAGCGGCACAACTTGGCGCATCAACGGCACTAATAGAAAAAGAAGAGCTGGGCGGCACCTGTTTAAATGTCGGCTGTAT